The Methanoregula sp. DNA window CCGGGTTCTGGCATAACAATTCCCTGATCAGTGTGTTTTTGCAGGAGTTCCTGATGAATTTTTCCTGCGGTTAATGGTATCGCAGATGATCCCGGCAGCATTTTTCCTCCCGTTGATGGTGGCATGAACTTCGCGGAAAGGTCGGGGGGTGATTGCAAAGGTCTCAAGAATTTTCTGCTCCAGGGTTTCCTGGGTGACGAGCCGGCCGTCAATACAGGTACCTGCCCCAAGATCTTCGATCTTTTTGGCATTGTTCTGCTGCTCGGGATGGCCGGTGTCCATGATGATCAGGACGGGTTTTTCAAAGAGCAGGGCCTCGTGCAGCGTGGTCAGGCCCCCGTGCACAATCGCAATCCTTGCCTGTGCCAGGTGCTCGTAGATGTTCGAGACATAGCCATGCGAGAGGAAATTGGCAGAAGAGTCCGGCAGGTGGTCACCGGTATAAAAGACATCGAAGAGCAGATCTTTTCTCCGGTCTGCGATAGTCTTTAACATCAGGTACATCGGGAGTTTGTAGGGTTCTCCCCCAAAACTGGCAAATATTGTCTTTTTGTCGTACGTATACCGGGCAGGATCGAAGTCGTAAAACGGGCCGGTGAAGGCGTACCGCCCCTCTTCACCTTTCGGTACGACAATATTGTATTCGCTTACAGTATCGGGTGCCGGGTAGTCAGGGATGATCACCCGGTCGGCAAGGCGGATGTATCGTTGTATTGAAAAATTGAGGAACTTCCAGACACTATTTGTCGACCGGCCGGGCCCGTTGAAATGGTTCTGGTTGGTGATGAAGACAAGGGGGACGTTTTGCTGCCGTGCTGCAAGGATTCCGCCATACATGGTATCGCACACCACGCAGTCAAACTGGTGTTCAATGATAAGCTTTCGGATGCTCAGGGTAGACCGGATCATGTCGAGCACGATCCATTTCGAGTACCAGAGCGTCTTTTTGAGACTGAAAAAACCCTCTTCTCCTTCAAGGCAGACCTCGCGGGGCGTATAATGGAGGTGGGTGCAGCGGTGTTGTTTCATGAAATCGTAGGATTTCCCGTAACCGGCAAAGTGGATCGTGTGTCCCAGCTGCTGCTGCATGTAATGCCCGAGATGGAGACAGCGGGATGCATGCCCGAGTCCTTCACCACAGACGACAAAGAGGATCTTCATGAAACCTTCCTAGAGTATTAGGGTGTTGAGATGTTACGGGTTCCGGCTATCACGGTAACGGAGTGAATGGATCTTCCGGAGGTGTTTCTTCTTCCGGCACGATAACCCATGCAACGATATAGGCAAGGAACCAGATGCCCCAGGTGAACAGGGTCAATACCGCCCATACCAGCCGGATGATCGTAGGATCGATGCCAAGATAATCGCCAAGCCCCCCGCATACGCCAGCAAGCATGCGGCGGGTTTTCGAGCGATACAGCCGTTTCATGGAAATAGTTTTGGAAGTCCGTTCATTAAAACTGATTGACCGGATTTTTGGTTGAAAAACCCGGTTTATGGCGGTGAATGCATAAGCGGAGCGGGGAATCACCAAACCCATTTATACCGGCAGGCTGATACCAGAATTCCTGTGACTGGTGCAGATCTCATTCAGGTGCTCTCCGTTCTTATCGAGATTATTATCGCGGCGGGTGCAGTGTTCATTGCAGTAAAAAAGCAGAAACCTTTTGGCTGGGCAATTGCTGCCACGTTTGGCCTGTATGTGGTATTCGATCTCTCGAGGATGGGGATCATCCCGTTCCTTGCCGGCATTGACGCGTTCCTGTTCCTGGCCGCAAATATCGCGATGCTCATCGCTCTGTGGCTGATGATTAAGGAAAAATAAAACAGGAGATGGGCCCGCTGAGATTCGAACTCAGGACCTCCGCCATGTCAAGGCGACGTCATAGCCAACTAGACCACGAGCCCTCGTAAAGTCTGATGCTCTATAACATCTGTGCTAGTATTATTAAAAATTAGTGTACTGATCGCCCAAATTATGCCTTGTACGGGTGCCCGTGAACTTTATTACGCACACCCGTACATGCTTAAACCGGTGATTGTATGTCCGGGAGTACTGACACAAAACAACAACTCTTCGTCTTTGAGCAGGATGCGGGCCGCGTTGAACTGCTCATCCGCATCGTATACTGGATCCTCATAGGTATCGTTCTCTGGATCTATGGGATGATCACATTCATCTGCCTGTTCATCCAGTGGTTCCATATCCTGATCCTGGGTAGCAGGAACGAGTGGCTCTCAAACATTGCCCGGGGATATCTCGAATACCTGGTGAATGTTATGAGTTACACGTATATCATGACCGATAATCGTCCGGAGATCCTCCCGGTGGCCGTGAAGATTTACAAAGAGTAACACACCCCCTGGCCGGAACCGCTCAACCCTTTTTTTTTGAAGACTCTCCTCATTTTTTCTCGTTCAGGTTTTATCCCCTGTTTTCATAATCCCGCATCGGGTTCCAGGGCGTTTTTAATGAAAGAATGGGTATAAAAAATTTGCTCGGTAAAATTCATTGAGAAAATTCTGACGCTCCCGGGGGCACCCCCCATTGTGATGATGATGTATTTCCTGTAACCTTACTCGGGCTATGGCGATGCGCCGGTCCTCCAACGGGGGACTGGTGGCGCAAGAGGGGGGCAATATATTATGAAAAAAAAGGTTTCCCTATGAAAATCGTGTTCTCAAGATATGATAATGGGGGTTGAGACCCCCATACCCCCGGTAATGATGAACGTCGCCGCCCCCGACGGTGCGCCCCCGCGGCGTTTGAGGACTAACTATTCTAAAACCTCCTTGCCCCGCCGTGCCTGAAGAGAGGGCCTGAGGCGGGGGAATATCACAAACATGATTTTCATGGTTCGGGTGTGAACGTTATAGGTTCATGCCTGTTTCTACAATGCAAAAAAACTCAACAGGGGATTTGTACAATCCGCTAATACAGGTTCAACGTTTTTAACCCAGTAGAGGCAATAACAGATTTGTGGGAATTCTCGCATCCATTGTTACATTCTTTAAAAAACGATTCGGGAAGAAACCTCCCCCGCTTCATGAGGACTGTGCCTTCTGCGGGGAGCGCGTGTATCTTCCATTCCATTGCGAGTACTGTCACCGGTATTTTTGCGGCAGGCACCGCCTTCCCTTTGAGCATGACTGCAAAAATATCAGGGACTGGAAGAAAAAAATCCCGTCAGACGGCACAACTGTGGAAAGCAAAGCAGGAAACCTGTTTGTAAGAAAGTAACCCATTCCTCATCGGGAATAAAAGTGATAACTCTCCTTTTTGACAGGAAGCCCCGGCCTGGATATGCCAATCGTTCGTTCGCTCACATGGATGGATAGATATCATGTCAAATAATTTCAAAAGAGGAAAGATCATTTTTATCCCAATATAATTATTTACTCATTCATCAATCGAATATTATGGAACTGACGATCATCCAGAGTTCAGTTACACTCTTTGAGATACTCTGTGTGATCATCGTCTTTGCAACCGTTTTCATGAGAAGCCGGTTTTTCAATGAGGTTTTCGAGCACAACCCAACATGGACCACCCGGATACTCCTCATCGTTTTTTTTGGCGTTCTGTCAATCTTCGGGACACTCTCCGGGCTCTCTATCTATGGCGCTGTTGTGAATGTGCGGGATATCGGCCCCATGGCTGCGGGTCTGGTCTGTGGACCGTACATCGGGATTGGTTCAGGAATCATCGGGGGGTTGTTCCGGTTTGCCCAGGGGGGCCCCTATATGTGGACCGGGTTATCCGCCCCCATCCTCTCGGGAATTCTTGGCGGCATTATGTATCTTGCGAACAAACGCCAGTTTGTCCCGACATGGGTTGCTGTGCTGTTCATTGCGCTTTCTGAGACGCTTATCTCCTGCTACACGCTTGTCCTTGTGACAAAACCATCGGAATTTTTTACCGTAGTTACGATGGTTGCAATCCCCATGGTTGTTTTTAACGTCGTCGGCATGTTCATTTTTGCGTCTGTTGTCCATCATATCCTTCATGAACGCAAGGTCCGAACTGAGATGCATCTGCTGGAACTTGAGGTGGAGTCCAAGCGAAACCTCAATTCAGTGATCAACACAATAGCCTACCCGGTTTATGTCCTAGACCGGAACCATCGTTTTGTCCTCGTAAACGACAGCCTGTGCACATTTTTCGGCAGGGTCCGGGAGGAAATACTCGGAAAAACGCACCAGGATTTTTACAACCGGCACGATGCTGATATCCATCGGGAACGAGTGGAAAAAATTTTCAGAACACTTGCCCCCCAGGAAGAGGAAATAACGATAACAAAACCGGATGGACAGACATGCACCATCATCTCTACGTTCACCTTGTACACGGATGCAGCAGGCAAGGTGTTCATGGTGGGGGTTATCCAGGATATCACGGAACGCAAGCATATGCAGGTGGTCCTTGCGCAGAACGAAGCGTGGTACCGCATCCTCTTTGAGACCACCGGTGCTGCCACCATCATCTTAAATGAGGACGGTACCATTGACCAGGCAAACTCCGAATGCGCCCAGCTGCTGGGATATTCCCGTGGGGAGATCGAGGGAAAGATGAGCTGGGATCAGATCGCCCATCCACACGATCTCGATCTGATCAAAAAATACCATCAACAACGGCGTATTGACCCGGCATCGGTTCCCTTGAGTTACACGATCCGTATGCACGACCGGAACGGATCAATAAAAATCCTGCATGCGGTAGTCGCCCTTATCCCGGGAACAAAAAAATCGATTGCTTCCTTTGTCGACATCACTGAACGAAAGAAAGCTGAAGATGCCCTGACGCAGGCGAATAAAAAACTCAATCTGCTCTCATCGATCACCCGCCATGACATCATCAACCAGATTCTGGTTCTCCGGGGATACCTTTCCCTTACCAAAAAACATACTGAAGATTCGCAGCTCCTCGATTATATCGAGCATTCTGAAAGGGCAACCCGGAACATCGAGCACCAGATCATCTTCACCCGCGACTACCAGGATATGGGGGTAAAGACACCGGTATGGCAGAATGTCATGAATACCGTCATCGATGCCAAAGGTGCATTGACCCTTGGTAATGTGAAAGTCGATGTGGACTGTTTGGATCTTGAAGTATTTGCAGACCCTCTCTTTGAAAAAGTGTTTTACAACCTCATCGACAACTCCCTGAAATATGGGGGGGAGCGGTTGCAGACGATCAGGATCTCGTCGCAGGAAGTGGATGACGATCTTGTTATTACGTACGAGGATGATGGTGTCGGGATCACGGAAGGAGACCGGCCTCACCTCTTTGCGAAGGGGTTTGGGAAAAACACCGGCCTCGGCCTCTTCCTTTCCCGCGAGATTCTTTCGATCACCGGTATCACGATTGCAGAAACCAGCACCCAGGGCAGCGGTGCACGGTTCACCATCAGTGTACCGAAAGAAATGTACCGGTCCGGCAATAGAAAGGTGCTATAATCCTCACAAAATCCACCCTTTCGGAAAAAAACACGCAGAAAAAAATGCTTACAGTATTCCCCGGAGCAAGACTGCGGAGTGCCGCCTTCATTTACAGGACACATTTTTCAGGACATTAGTTTGTGCAAAATAATTGTGCAAAAAAATCCGGAAATAATCTCCCGGGAAAAATGGCAAATCCCCCGATCTCACCATGATGCATTTATGATACCCTAGGACAAACATATCAGGAGTCAGTATTATTTTTCAATAAGAAGCTATTACGAGGTGGCAGATTTTGGCAACACATACGCAACAGGCAGACCAGCGCGAACTGATGATGCTCCAGCAGTACCTCAAGGACTACGGACAGCAGGCCGAGATCTTTGTCGAGCAGTTGAATCTTTTAGAGAATGGCAGGATGGAGGCGATCGCCGCCATTGAGGCGCTCGAAGCAATGGTTGCAGCGGAAGACAATATCGTTCTTCTCCAGATCGGTGGCGGGGCAAGCGTGCGGGCAAAGGTGCTCGAACCCGAGAAGATCCTTGTCGCCATCGGTGCAGAAGTCGTAGTCGAACGCTCCAACAAAGAAGCCGTGGATTTCTTAAAAGAGCGGATCATGGAGATGGAAGCCTCGCAAAAAAGGGTATCTGAAACGCTTGACAAGCTTCGTGCCCAGATGAACGAGATCACAAAACGGCTTGAGTACGGGTACCAGCAGTCCATGGATGTACCGCAGGAAGAGGAATAACGGGGTCTTTTCTCATGTTCGGGGGGCTCAAAGAGCGGCTTCAGGCTGCGAGAAACCGGTTAAGCAGCAGCATAGGGGCTGTTGTTGCACCTCCTGCTGCTGAGCCGGTCATTGCCCCTCCAGCTCCCGCAGCCGGTGCCGTGGAACCTGCGCAATCCGCAGCCCCATCCTTTGTTGAGAAAGTCAAGGTCCTTGTCCTTGAACGGGAACTGATCGTATCCGACAAGAATATCGCAGACGCTCTTTCTGAACTGGAAATGACACTGCTTGAAAGCGATGTGGCACTGCCCGTGACGGATGCAATCATTGTCATTGTCCGGAAAAACCTTGTCGGGAAACACCGGAAGATTGGCGAATCGGTTGATGCGATGGTTGTCAGTGCCTTAAAAACGGCACTGCTCGATGTACTGGGCAAAGGTTTCGATCTCAAAGAATACATTGCCACCCACCCCCGCCCGGTCAAGATCCTGTTTACCGGAGTGAACGGCACGGGCAAGACCACGAGCGTGGCAAAGATCGGCTCGTATCTCCACAAGCAGGGTTTTTCTGTCGTGATCGGGGCCGGGGACACCTACCGGGCAGGCGCAATCGAACAGATTGCTGTCCATGCCGAGCGGATAGGAATCAAGGTCATCCAGCACAAGGAGGGAGCGGATCCGTCTGCCGTCCTCTTTGACACCGTGCAGTACGCCATCTCGCATAAAATTGATGTGGTGCTTGCCGATACTGCCGGACGGTTCCATACCAAGTCAAACCTGATGAACCAGCTCGACAAGATCAAACGGGTGATGAAACCCGATCTCGTGGTGTATGTCGATGAGGCAGTGGCTGGCAACGATGCGGTGATACGGGCAGCCGAATTTGACCGGACGATCGGTGCCGATGCGATTGTGCTTACCAAGGCCGATATGGACTCGAAAGGAGGGGCGGCGATCTCGATCGCCCATACCATTGGAAAACCGCTCATGTTCCTCGGGGTTGGCCAGTCATATGACGATATCATCCCGTTCGATCCTGCGGGTATGGTCAGTGAACTCCTGGATGGTGCCTGATGCTCGACAATCTCTCCTCCTCGTTAAAAGACGCGTTAAAGAAACTTGCCGGAAAGACAGTCGTTGACCGTGCCGCGGTCGATGAGCTGGTAAAAGATCTCCAGCGGGCGCTCATCTCTGCGGATGTGAATGTGAAGCTCGTCATGGAGCTGAGCAAGTCAATCCGCTCCCGCTCTCTCGATGAACAGCTGCCCAAGGGTACCAATGTCCGCGAGCATGTCCTTCGCATCGTGTACCAGGAACTCGTCCGGCTCGTCTGGGCCTCCACCGAAGTTAAACTCGAACCCCAGACCATCCTTATGGCAGGCCTGCAGGGCAGCGGTAAGACCACCACGACAGCAAAACTTGCCCGCTATTTCCAGAAAAAGGGCATGAAAGTCGCGGTGATCTGTGCCGATACCTTCCGGCCGGGTGCCTATGACCAGCTCAATACGCTCTGTACCAAGATCCATGTCCCCTGCTTTGGCAACCCGGCGGAGAAGGATGCCATCAAGATCACCCGCGAGGGATTGGTGGCACTCAAAGATCACGAGCTGATCATTGTCGATACCCAGGGCCGGCATGCGCTTGAAGCCGACCTGATCCAGGAGATCATCGATCTCAATATCCTCACGAAAGCCACGCACCGCTGGCTCGTCATCGATGCAGCACTCGGCCAGCAGGCAAGCGAGCAGGCAAAGAGGTTCCACGAAGCGATCGGGATTGATGGCGTCATCATCACCAAGATGGACGGTACCGCAAAAGGTGGTGGCGCGATGTCGGCGGTTGCCGAGACCAAGAGCGGGATTGCGTTCATCGGCGCCGGTGAGACAATCGAGGATCTCGAGCGGTTTGATGCTGACGGGTTCATCTCCCGGCTGCTCGGCATGGGTGACTTAAAGGCACTCTATGAGAAGGCCACCGAGGCGATGAACGCGGATGACATGGATGTCAACGCGCTGATGAAGGGCAAGTTCACCCTCCGCGACATGTACAAGCAGCTCGAAGCGCTCAACAAGATGGGGCCGTTAAAACAGATCATGGGTATGCTCCCGCTCGGCAACATGGAACTGCCCGAAGGAGTGTATGATGTGACAAGCACCAAGATGCTCCGCTACCGGATCATCATGGACTCGATGACCCCCAATGAACTCGATGATCCCACGCTCATCAACAGCTCCCGCATGTCGCGGATCGCCCACGGGTCCGGAGGGACTCCCGATGAAGTCCGTGAACTGCTCAAGTACTTCAAGACCATGCAGCGGACCTTAAAAGGGCTCCGTGGTGCCGGGAGCGGTGGGAAGTTCAATATGCAGCGCCTGATGAAACGTTTCTCCGGCCAGCAGTGAGATACGGTATGACGGTGTTTGCGATTGTCGGGCATATTGCCCGGACTGACGGGGGGTATTCATTGAATGACCTGCCGGGCAGCGGGGGCCGGATGGATGTGCTCTGCCGGTGTGTGAATGCATCGTTCTTCCTCTCGCATGATCTCCGC harbors:
- a CDS encoding glycosyltransferase family protein — encoded protein: MKILFVVCGEGLGHASRCLHLGHYMQQQLGHTIHFAGYGKSYDFMKQHRCTHLHYTPREVCLEGEEGFFSLKKTLWYSKWIVLDMIRSTLSIRKLIIEHQFDCVVCDTMYGGILAARQQNVPLVFITNQNHFNGPGRSTNSVWKFLNFSIQRYIRLADRVIIPDYPAPDTVSEYNIVVPKGEEGRYAFTGPFYDFDPARYTYDKKTIFASFGGEPYKLPMYLMLKTIADRRKDLLFDVFYTGDHLPDSSANFLSHGYVSNIYEHLAQARIAIVHGGLTTLHEALLFEKPVLIIMDTGHPEQQNNAKKIEDLGAGTCIDGRLVTQETLEQKILETFAITPRPFREVHATINGRKNAAGIICDTINRRKNSSGTPAKTH
- a CDS encoding PAS domain S-box protein, whose protein sequence is MELTIIQSSVTLFEILCVIIVFATVFMRSRFFNEVFEHNPTWTTRILLIVFFGVLSIFGTLSGLSIYGAVVNVRDIGPMAAGLVCGPYIGIGSGIIGGLFRFAQGGPYMWTGLSAPILSGILGGIMYLANKRQFVPTWVAVLFIALSETLISCYTLVLVTKPSEFFTVVTMVAIPMVVFNVVGMFIFASVVHHILHERKVRTEMHLLELEVESKRNLNSVINTIAYPVYVLDRNHRFVLVNDSLCTFFGRVREEILGKTHQDFYNRHDADIHRERVEKIFRTLAPQEEEITITKPDGQTCTIISTFTLYTDAAGKVFMVGVIQDITERKHMQVVLAQNEAWYRILFETTGAATIILNEDGTIDQANSECAQLLGYSRGEIEGKMSWDQIAHPHDLDLIKKYHQQRRIDPASVPLSYTIRMHDRNGSIKILHAVVALIPGTKKSIASFVDITERKKAEDALTQANKKLNLLSSITRHDIINQILVLRGYLSLTKKHTEDSQLLDYIEHSERATRNIEHQIIFTRDYQDMGVKTPVWQNVMNTVIDAKGALTLGNVKVDVDCLDLEVFADPLFEKVFYNLIDNSLKYGGERLQTIRISSQEVDDDLVITYEDDGVGITEGDRPHLFAKGFGKNTGLGLFLSREILSITGITIAETSTQGSGARFTISVPKEMYRSGNRKVL
- a CDS encoding DUF4389 domain-containing protein encodes the protein MSGSTDTKQQLFVFEQDAGRVELLIRIVYWILIGIVLWIYGMITFICLFIQWFHILILGSRNEWLSNIARGYLEYLVNVMSYTYIMTDNRPEILPVAVKIYKE
- a CDS encoding signal recognition particle protein Srp54 — translated: MLDNLSSSLKDALKKLAGKTVVDRAAVDELVKDLQRALISADVNVKLVMELSKSIRSRSLDEQLPKGTNVREHVLRIVYQELVRLVWASTEVKLEPQTILMAGLQGSGKTTTTAKLARYFQKKGMKVAVICADTFRPGAYDQLNTLCTKIHVPCFGNPAEKDAIKITREGLVALKDHELIIVDTQGRHALEADLIQEIIDLNILTKATHRWLVIDAALGQQASEQAKRFHEAIGIDGVIITKMDGTAKGGGAMSAVAETKSGIAFIGAGETIEDLERFDADGFISRLLGMGDLKALYEKATEAMNADDMDVNALMKGKFTLRDMYKQLEALNKMGPLKQIMGMLPLGNMELPEGVYDVTSTKMLRYRIIMDSMTPNELDDPTLINSSRMSRIAHGSGGTPDEVRELLKYFKTMQRTLKGLRGAGSGGKFNMQRLMKRFSGQQ
- a CDS encoding PspC domain-containing protein encodes the protein MKRLYRSKTRRMLAGVCGGLGDYLGIDPTIIRLVWAVLTLFTWGIWFLAYIVAWVIVPEEETPPEDPFTPLP
- the pfdA gene encoding prefoldin subunit alpha, yielding MATHTQQADQRELMMLQQYLKDYGQQAEIFVEQLNLLENGRMEAIAAIEALEAMVAAEDNIVLLQIGGGASVRAKVLEPEKILVAIGAEVVVERSNKEAVDFLKERIMEMEASQKRVSETLDKLRAQMNEITKRLEYGYQQSMDVPQEEE
- the ftsY gene encoding signal recognition particle-docking protein FtsY is translated as MFGGLKERLQAARNRLSSSIGAVVAPPAAEPVIAPPAPAAGAVEPAQSAAPSFVEKVKVLVLERELIVSDKNIADALSELEMTLLESDVALPVTDAIIVIVRKNLVGKHRKIGESVDAMVVSALKTALLDVLGKGFDLKEYIATHPRPVKILFTGVNGTGKTTSVAKIGSYLHKQGFSVVIGAGDTYRAGAIEQIAVHAERIGIKVIQHKEGADPSAVLFDTVQYAISHKIDVVLADTAGRFHTKSNLMNQLDKIKRVMKPDLVVYVDEAVAGNDAVIRAAEFDRTIGADAIVLTKADMDSKGGAAISIAHTIGKPLMFLGVGQSYDDIIPFDPAGMVSELLDGA
- a CDS encoding AN1-type zinc finger protein, giving the protein MGILASIVTFFKKRFGKKPPPLHEDCAFCGERVYLPFHCEYCHRYFCGRHRLPFEHDCKNIRDWKKKIPSDGTTVESKAGNLFVRK